The Acidobacteriota bacterium genome includes a window with the following:
- a CDS encoding MerR family transcriptional regulator, which yields MAAPKRELFKAADVCEVVQVQPYVLRSWEAEFPQIGQVPAGGGPRLYRRSDVELVLRIKQLVFDEGLTLSGARRRLDEDGEGPDSGAAAMLVEEVVGDRVLDRLRHVKTGLQSILQMLSKDGVEAAELQLVPPPAPAEAKKKTVAKAAKRK from the coding sequence ATGGCTGCACCCAAGCGCGAGCTATTCAAGGCCGCGGACGTCTGCGAAGTGGTGCAGGTTCAGCCGTACGTATTGCGGTCCTGGGAAGCCGAGTTCCCGCAAATCGGCCAGGTGCCGGCCGGCGGCGGCCCGCGCCTCTATCGCCGCTCGGACGTCGAGCTGGTCCTCCGCATCAAGCAGCTCGTCTTCGATGAAGGCCTGACCTTGTCGGGCGCCCGCAGGCGCCTGGACGAAGACGGCGAAGGCCCCGACAGCGGCGCGGCGGCGATGCTGGTGGAAGAGGTCGTCGGCGATCGCGTGCTGGACCGCCTGCGGCACGTGAAGACCGGGCTGCAGTCGATCCTGCAGATGCTCTCCAAAGACGGTGTCGAGGCCGCAGAGCTGCAATTGGTGCCTCCGCCTGCGCCCGCCGAGGCGAAGAAGAAGACAGTAGCGAAAGCCGCCAAGAGAAAATAG
- the coaBC gene encoding bifunctional phosphopantothenoylcysteine decarboxylase/phosphopantothenate--cysteine ligase CoaBC, producing MAFIALGVTGGIGAYKAVEIARGLQKNGHEVVAIMTRAATEFVGPLTFEAITRREVITDQWKTGANADIEHISIASTIDLLLVAPATANTVGKFANGLADDFLSSLFVATKAPVLIAPAMNTNMFEHPAVAKNLETLMTRGVHVVDPGSGYLACGWIGKGRLAEPEAVVAAAEMVLASKGGSTLLGRRVLVTAGPTFEDIDPVRFVGNRSSGRMGYALAAEALRRGAAVTLISGPTHLTAPNGAAVVAVRSAAEMHAAVMSRSDGQDAVIMAAAVADYTPAAPSAGKVKKAEGDLTITLNRTKDILGDLGRLPSRAQGVPVLIGFAAETHDVVKYAQGKLEKKAVDLVVANDVSRADAGFDVDTNAVSLVTAAGVEDVPLQSKAAVAARILDRVEQLLIAVPVRNAAAKA from the coding sequence ATGGCATTCATCGCACTCGGCGTGACCGGCGGCATCGGCGCCTACAAGGCGGTGGAGATCGCGCGCGGACTCCAGAAGAACGGCCACGAGGTCGTGGCGATCATGACCCGCGCGGCCACCGAGTTCGTCGGCCCGCTCACCTTCGAGGCGATTACGCGGCGCGAGGTGATCACCGACCAGTGGAAGACCGGCGCCAACGCCGATATCGAACACATCTCGATTGCCTCGACCATCGACCTGCTGCTGGTGGCGCCGGCCACCGCCAACACGGTGGGGAAGTTTGCCAACGGCCTGGCCGACGACTTTCTCTCGTCGCTGTTCGTCGCGACCAAGGCGCCGGTGCTGATCGCGCCGGCGATGAACACCAACATGTTCGAGCACCCGGCCGTGGCGAAGAACCTCGAGACCTTGATGACGCGCGGGGTGCACGTGGTCGACCCCGGCTCCGGCTACCTGGCGTGCGGCTGGATTGGCAAGGGCCGGCTGGCCGAGCCCGAGGCCGTGGTGGCCGCGGCGGAGATGGTGCTGGCGTCGAAGGGCGGAAGTACTCTCCTCGGCCGGCGCGTCCTGGTCACCGCCGGACCGACGTTCGAGGACATCGACCCGGTGCGCTTTGTCGGGAACCGATCGAGCGGGCGCATGGGCTACGCGCTGGCGGCCGAAGCGCTGCGCCGCGGCGCCGCCGTGACGCTAATCAGCGGTCCGACCCATTTGACCGCGCCGAACGGTGCCGCGGTCGTGGCCGTCCGCAGCGCGGCCGAGATGCACGCCGCGGTGATGTCGCGGAGCGACGGACAGGACGCCGTGATCATGGCCGCGGCCGTGGCCGATTACACGCCGGCGGCGCCGTCGGCAGGCAAGGTCAAGAAGGCCGAGGGCGACCTGACGATCACGCTCAACCGCACCAAGGACATCCTGGGCGACCTGGGCCGCTTGCCGTCGCGCGCCCAGGGCGTGCCGGTGCTGATTGGTTTTGCCGCCGAAACCCACGACGTCGTGAAGTACGCGCAGGGCAAGCTCGAGAAGAAGGCCGTCGACCTGGTGGTGGCCAACGATGTCTCGCGGGCCGATGCCGGCTTTGATGTCGACACCAACGCCGTGTCGCTGGTCACGGCGGCCGGCGTGGAAGACGTGCCGCTGCAGAGCAAGGCCGCAGTGGCCGCGCGCATTCTCGATCGCGTGGAGCAGTTGCTGATCGCCGTGCCGGTCCGTAACGCTGCCGCCAAGGCGTAG
- the gmk gene encoding guanylate kinase, whose translation MTQLTQNTDRGLLFIVSAASGTGKTTLAERLVQILPNLRMSRSFTSRPARAGERDGVDYNFVSRPDFEGMIARHDFLEWADVFGNLYGTCRSDTEALLASGQDVVLVIDVQGARQVKTTGVDHTAIFVLPPSFQILERRLRGRSADSEEAMQRRLAAARAEAGAYVDYDYVVINDQLEPTVVRLQEIIAAERSRTHRMTPIAEEIIKSFEK comes from the coding sequence ATGACACAGCTGACGCAGAACACCGATCGGGGACTGCTGTTCATCGTCTCGGCCGCGTCGGGTACCGGCAAGACGACCCTGGCCGAGCGGCTGGTGCAGATTCTGCCCAACCTGCGGATGTCGCGGTCCTTTACGTCGCGTCCGGCGCGGGCCGGCGAGCGCGACGGCGTCGACTATAATTTCGTCTCACGGCCCGACTTCGAAGGCATGATCGCGCGCCACGACTTCCTGGAGTGGGCCGACGTGTTCGGGAACCTGTACGGGACCTGCCGGTCCGACACCGAGGCACTGCTCGCCTCGGGCCAGGACGTGGTGCTCGTGATCGACGTGCAGGGCGCCCGGCAGGTGAAGACGACCGGGGTCGATCACACGGCGATTTTCGTGTTGCCGCCGTCGTTCCAGATTCTCGAGCGGCGGCTGCGCGGCCGCAGCGCCGACAGCGAAGAGGCCATGCAACGGCGGCTGGCCGCGGCGCGCGCCGAGGCGGGTGCCTACGTCGATTACGACTACGTCGTGATCAACGATCAGCTCGAGCCGACGGTGGTGCGGCTGCAGGAGATCATCGCCGCGGAACGGTCGCGGACCCATCGCATGACCCCGATCGCGGAAGAGATCATCAAGTCGTTTGAGAAGTAA
- the priA gene encoding primosomal protein N', with the protein MSERLVSVAVPVPALGLLTYRVPPDQAMPEPGARVVVPLGPRRLTGVTVGQVSAADSSFKLKDIIQVLDAGAFVPPDVVKLTQWVSEYYLAGPGAALAAALPPYGLSNRVDRFKTVRVVALTAEGWVRLKPDTTSSSGMVGLKPDATSSFGMVRLKPDATLESDVASAFRRTSLGAKQLHALQLLSDAPDGVSAPALAERGIAAATITRLAGLGYVSIRHDRVDRDPFEHAVTAHTPSVAASPRALTSEQDAAMSHLSPLAAAGAFHVALVHGVTGSGKTEVYLRLADAVRQRRRGVLMLVPEIALTPQVAALFRARFGAAVAIQHSGLSDGERHDQWHRIRRGDVDVVIGTRSAVFAPLANPGLIIVDEEHDTSYKQDETPRYHGRDVAIMRGKFTGALVVIGSATPTLESYTNALDGRYSLVTLRRRVLDRPMAQVQVVNMREEIAAAGAEVVLSRALADAIAARLAEGQQSLILLNRRGFANSVLCRQCGASLECPNCSVTLTVHTQGRDDYRGRCHYCNFTKMVPKACEKCAAPYMERIGFGTERVEAEVRAAFPAARVARVDRDTVRRKGSLVEILEQVARREVDVLIGTQMIAKGHDFPECTLVGVISADVGLGLADFRSAERTFQLLTQVAGRAGRGETPGQAIIQSLVPEHYSVKLACDQDYRAFYDKEIEFRRAMRYPPQVAMVNVVVRDQTFEGAMAGAQALAGAMRGTAGFVVLGPAPAPLTKLRGEHRVQLFLKGTSRKAMRESLQLALSRITKMSKAVAVDVDPLSML; encoded by the coding sequence TTGAGCGAACGTCTCGTGTCTGTCGCGGTGCCGGTGCCCGCGCTCGGCCTGCTCACGTATCGCGTGCCGCCCGACCAGGCCATGCCGGAGCCGGGCGCGCGCGTGGTCGTGCCGCTCGGGCCTCGCCGGCTGACCGGTGTCACCGTCGGGCAGGTGAGTGCTGCCGACAGCTCGTTCAAGCTCAAGGACATTATCCAGGTGCTGGACGCCGGGGCGTTCGTCCCGCCCGATGTGGTGAAGCTGACGCAGTGGGTCTCGGAGTACTACCTCGCGGGACCTGGCGCCGCGCTGGCCGCGGCCTTGCCGCCATATGGGCTCTCGAACCGGGTCGATCGATTCAAGACGGTGCGCGTCGTGGCGCTGACGGCAGAGGGATGGGTCCGGCTAAAGCCGGACACTACATCGTCGTCTGGGATGGTCGGGCTAAAGCCGGACGCCACATCGTCGTTTGGGATGGTCCGGCTAAAGCCGGACGCCACATTGGAGTCCGATGTAGCGTCCGCCTTTAGGCGGACCTCGCTAGGGGCGAAGCAACTGCACGCCCTGCAACTGTTGTCTGACGCTCCCGACGGCGTGAGCGCTCCGGCGCTCGCCGAGCGGGGCATTGCCGCCGCCACCATCACGCGCCTCGCCGGTCTCGGCTACGTGTCGATTCGCCACGACCGTGTCGATCGCGATCCGTTCGAGCACGCGGTCACCGCGCACACCCCTTCGGTGGCCGCATCGCCGCGGGCCTTGACCAGCGAGCAGGACGCGGCCATGTCGCACCTGTCGCCGCTCGCCGCCGCCGGCGCCTTTCACGTGGCGCTGGTGCACGGCGTGACCGGCAGCGGCAAGACCGAGGTCTACTTGCGGCTGGCCGACGCCGTGCGGCAGCGCCGGCGTGGCGTGTTGATGCTGGTGCCCGAGATCGCGCTCACGCCGCAAGTGGCGGCGCTGTTTCGCGCGCGCTTCGGCGCGGCGGTCGCCATCCAGCACAGCGGCCTGTCCGACGGCGAGCGCCACGACCAGTGGCATCGCATTCGCCGCGGCGATGTCGATGTCGTGATCGGCACGCGGTCGGCGGTGTTCGCGCCGCTGGCCAATCCGGGGCTGATCATCGTGGACGAGGAGCACGACACCTCGTACAAGCAGGACGAGACGCCGCGCTATCACGGGCGCGATGTCGCGATCATGCGGGGCAAGTTCACCGGCGCCCTGGTGGTGATCGGCTCGGCCACGCCGACCCTCGAGTCGTATACCAACGCGCTCGACGGCCGCTACTCACTGGTCACGCTGCGCCGGCGGGTGCTCGACCGCCCGATGGCGCAAGTGCAGGTCGTCAACATGCGCGAAGAGATTGCGGCTGCCGGCGCCGAGGTGGTGCTGAGCCGCGCGCTGGCCGACGCCATTGCCGCGAGGTTGGCCGAAGGGCAGCAGTCGCTGATTCTGCTCAACCGCCGCGGGTTCGCCAACTCGGTGCTGTGCCGGCAATGTGGCGCCAGCCTGGAGTGCCCCAACTGCAGCGTGACCCTCACCGTGCATACGCAGGGGCGCGATGATTACCGGGGCCGCTGTCACTACTGCAACTTCACGAAGATGGTGCCAAAGGCGTGCGAGAAGTGCGCCGCGCCGTACATGGAACGCATTGGCTTCGGGACCGAGCGCGTCGAGGCCGAGGTGCGCGCGGCGTTTCCCGCCGCGCGCGTGGCGCGCGTCGATCGCGACACCGTGCGGCGGAAGGGCAGCCTCGTGGAGATCCTCGAGCAGGTCGCCCGGCGCGAGGTGGACGTGCTGATCGGCACGCAGATGATCGCCAAGGGCCACGATTTTCCCGAGTGTACGCTGGTCGGCGTGATCTCGGCCGACGTCGGCCTTGGGCTGGCCGACTTCCGCTCGGCCGAGCGCACTTTCCAGTTGCTGACGCAGGTCGCCGGCCGGGCCGGCCGGGGCGAGACGCCGGGACAGGCGATCATCCAGTCGCTGGTGCCCGAACACTACAGCGTGAAGCTGGCGTGCGATCAGGATTACCGCGCGTTCTACGACAAGGAGATCGAGTTCCGTCGCGCCATGCGCTACCCGCCACAGGTGGCGATGGTGAACGTCGTGGTGCGCGACCAGACCTTCGAGGGCGCGATGGCCGGCGCGCAGGCACTCGCCGGCGCCATGCGCGGCACGGCGGGCTTTGTCGTGCTGGGTCCGGCCCCGGCGCCGCTCACCAAGCTGCGCGGCGAGCATCGCGTGCAGTTGTTCCTGAAGGGCACCAGCCGCAAGGCCATGCGCGAAAGCCTGCAGCTGGCGCTGTCGCGGATCACGAAGATGTCGAAAGCCGTCGCCGTCGACGTCGATCCGTTATCGATGCTGTAA
- the der gene encoding ribosome biogenesis GTPase Der produces the protein MSQKPLPRVVLVGRPNVGKSTLFNRLSGARRSIVTSIAGTTRDVITHPVTWGDARFDLTDTGGLFGASEDPLHELVVERGQRALKSAELIIFVVDGREGLIPGDQEIAAAARETGVPVILAINKMDDRRGRDGALELYKMGFDSVVEISAEHGQAVGDLLEVIVAILPQTRSRAVEPEPVIDDEAAVEAADDTPVETAIAIVGRPNAGKSSLVNRLLREERMIVSEMPGTTRDSVDSVLMWHRRQFRIVDTAGIRKPGKVSKSGQVETLSVMLAKRAIERADVVVLVIDATVGPTDQDGAIAGAAKDAGRGVIVAANKWDLMKEQGPEAAKVFDENLRYQLKFLDFAPILHISAATGERTPKLLEMVDKVYAATRKRVPTGELNRFIEKITSAAPPVTASRRNMRVMYAAQAAVAPPTFILFTNSLTKLHFSYERFLENRLREEYQFLGAPIRIQIRGRAEQRGDDARKTARERAPERRSPVRKGPGSKRSKHERLKAASKAGGAGRAGKAGKAGGAWDKPVHDRARVGKAGGAGKAGGAGRAGEAGKAGKGKSKPVSAKQKSRAAQPNLSKKSRAGKGPRRSGR, from the coding sequence GTGTCACAGAAGCCCTTGCCCCGCGTCGTGCTGGTCGGCCGGCCAAATGTCGGTAAGTCGACGCTGTTCAATCGCTTGAGCGGCGCCCGGCGGTCGATCGTCACCTCCATTGCCGGGACGACGCGCGACGTCATTACCCATCCGGTCACGTGGGGCGACGCGCGGTTTGACCTGACCGATACCGGCGGCCTGTTCGGGGCCAGTGAAGATCCGCTGCACGAACTGGTGGTCGAGCGGGGACAACGCGCGCTCAAGTCCGCCGAGCTCATCATCTTCGTCGTCGATGGCCGCGAGGGCCTGATTCCCGGCGACCAGGAGATTGCCGCCGCCGCCCGTGAAACCGGCGTGCCCGTGATCCTGGCCATTAACAAGATGGATGACCGCCGCGGCCGCGACGGCGCGCTCGAGTTGTACAAGATGGGTTTCGACTCGGTCGTCGAAATCAGCGCCGAGCATGGGCAAGCCGTCGGCGACCTGCTCGAGGTGATCGTGGCGATCCTTCCGCAGACCCGGTCGAGGGCGGTGGAGCCGGAGCCTGTCATTGATGACGAAGCCGCGGTTGAGGCCGCCGACGATACCCCCGTCGAAACCGCCATCGCCATTGTCGGCCGGCCCAACGCGGGCAAGTCGTCGCTGGTGAACCGGCTGCTGCGCGAGGAGCGCATGATCGTGTCCGAGATGCCGGGCACCACGCGCGACTCGGTGGATTCGGTACTGATGTGGCATCGCCGGCAGTTCCGCATCGTCGACACCGCCGGCATTCGCAAGCCCGGTAAGGTTTCGAAGTCGGGGCAGGTCGAAACCCTCAGCGTGATGCTGGCCAAGCGCGCCATCGAGCGCGCCGACGTCGTCGTGCTGGTGATCGATGCGACCGTCGGCCCCACCGACCAGGACGGCGCCATTGCCGGCGCCGCGAAGGATGCTGGCCGCGGCGTGATTGTCGCCGCCAACAAGTGGGACCTCATGAAAGAGCAGGGACCCGAGGCGGCGAAGGTGTTCGACGAGAACCTGCGGTATCAACTCAAGTTCCTCGACTTCGCGCCGATCCTGCACATCTCGGCCGCCACCGGCGAGCGCACGCCGAAACTGCTGGAGATGGTGGACAAGGTTTACGCCGCGACGCGCAAGCGGGTGCCCACCGGTGAACTGAATCGCTTCATCGAGAAGATCACGAGCGCCGCGCCCCCGGTCACGGCGAGCCGCCGCAACATGCGCGTCATGTACGCCGCGCAGGCGGCCGTGGCGCCGCCGACGTTCATCCTGTTCACCAACAGCCTCACGAAGCTGCACTTTTCGTACGAGCGTTTTCTCGAGAACCGCCTGCGCGAGGAATACCAGTTTCTGGGCGCGCCGATCCGCATCCAGATTCGCGGCCGCGCCGAGCAGCGCGGCGACGATGCGCGCAAGACGGCGCGAGAGCGTGCGCCCGAGCGGCGCAGCCCGGTTCGCAAGGGGCCCGGCTCGAAGCGCTCCAAGCACGAGCGCTTGAAGGCGGCTAGTAAGGCGGGTGGGGCGGGTAGGGCTGGTAAGGCAGGTAAGGCGGGTGGGGCCTGGGACAAGCCTGTTCACGACCGAGCCAGGGTGGGTAAGGCGGGTGGGGCTGGTAAGGCGGGTGGGGCTGGTCGGGCGGGTGAGGCGGGTAAGGCGGGTAAGGGGAAGAGCAAGCCCGTGTCGGCGAAGCAGAAGTCGCGCGCGGCGCAGCCGAACTTGTCGAAGAAGTCGCGCGCCGGCAAGGGGCCGCGGCGGTCGGGCCGCTAG
- a CDS encoding HU family DNA-binding protein — translation MIKVDIVNEVSRVADVTKVKAELAVDAVFEAMRHSMQRGERIELRGFGVFQVKPRKRGIGRNPRTGKEVRIPPGRTIRFKPGKELQNIG, via the coding sequence ATGATCAAGGTCGACATCGTGAACGAGGTCTCGCGGGTGGCAGACGTCACCAAGGTGAAGGCCGAGCTGGCAGTGGATGCGGTATTTGAAGCGATGCGTCACTCGATGCAGCGCGGCGAACGCATTGAGCTGCGGGGGTTTGGCGTGTTTCAGGTAAAGCCCAGAAAGCGCGGGATTGGCCGCAATCCCCGGACCGGCAAGGAAGTGCGCATCCCGCCGGGCCGGACCATTCGCTTCAAGCCCGGCAAGGAACTGCAGAACATCGGTTAA
- a CDS encoding DUF3810 family protein, with translation MKLSAKTLLQLTPIAIAAILAGFPPAPVTVERFYARWLYPALQANLTAFSNRAAWPLFDFTLGIVIALLIGGWIYWLRRIRRERWFKPIGRGLFATLAGASIVYLWFVAAWGLNYVRPPLESVMSFDESRITPIAVRLLAEHAVREANRTYAAAHAAGFPGIHDRPSALADALHQVERELGRPRPTLLAQPKSSILSPFYRASGVSGQLAPFFLETLLNPDLTGPERPAVLAHEWAHLSGFAPESDASFVGYLAALRAGPAAEYSVWLDLVSEASNQLQPVTQRLVLEPLAEGPRRDQQAIRERLKALVQPVERVAWSTYDQLLKSQGVEEGVRSYSRVIQLLIGSDALKIPSQ, from the coding sequence TTGAAACTCTCCGCAAAGACTCTCCTTCAACTGACACCGATCGCCATCGCGGCGATTCTTGCTGGCTTTCCGCCCGCGCCGGTAACCGTGGAACGGTTCTACGCGCGCTGGCTGTATCCCGCGCTTCAAGCCAACCTGACGGCGTTCTCGAATCGCGCGGCGTGGCCGCTGTTTGATTTCACTCTCGGCATCGTCATCGCGCTGCTGATCGGCGGCTGGATCTACTGGCTGCGCCGTATTCGTCGCGAGCGGTGGTTTAAGCCGATTGGCCGCGGCTTGTTCGCGACGCTCGCTGGCGCCTCGATCGTCTACCTGTGGTTCGTCGCTGCGTGGGGGCTGAACTACGTGCGTCCGCCGCTCGAGTCGGTCATGTCTTTCGACGAGTCGCGCATCACGCCAATCGCCGTGCGCTTGCTCGCGGAGCACGCGGTTCGCGAGGCCAACCGCACCTACGCGGCGGCGCATGCCGCCGGGTTCCCCGGGATTCACGACCGGCCGTCGGCACTGGCCGACGCGCTGCACCAGGTGGAGCGCGAACTGGGACGTCCACGTCCGACCCTGCTGGCGCAGCCCAAGTCGTCGATCCTGTCGCCGTTCTATCGCGCTTCCGGCGTCAGTGGACAACTCGCGCCGTTCTTCCTCGAGACGCTGCTCAATCCGGACCTGACCGGCCCCGAGCGGCCGGCGGTGCTCGCGCACGAGTGGGCGCACTTGTCGGGCTTCGCTCCTGAATCGGATGCCAGCTTCGTCGGCTACCTCGCGGCGCTGCGTGCGGGCCCCGCCGCGGAATATAGCGTGTGGCTGGACCTGGTGTCGGAAGCCTCGAACCAGCTGCAGCCGGTGACGCAGCGGCTGGTGCTCGAGCCGTTGGCAGAAGGGCCGCGCCGGGATCAGCAGGCGATTCGTGAACGGCTGAAAGCGCTGGTGCAACCCGTCGAACGCGTGGCATGGTCCACGTACGATCAGTTGCTGAAGTCGCAAGGGGTCGAAGAAGGTGTGCGAAGCTACAGCCGCGTGATCCAACTCCTGATTGGTAGTGATGCCTTGAAGATTCCGAGCCAATGA
- a CDS encoding uracil-DNA glycosylase, which yields MSREIADHLRYYADMGVTGLSRDPAWRERADKGPDDVVSGLSQADSVRLKPDATSAVAVESLDDIRTDLGPACMRCKLCSLGRTQVVFGMGHTKARLMLVGEAPGEEEDQRGEPFVGRSGQLLTKIIEAIGLSREQVYIANVIKCRPPENRNPEPDEVAACEPYLFRQIDVIRPAVIVPLGKFAAQCLLKTTDPITRLRGRRFDYRGTTLVPTFHPAYLLRNPSAKREVWEDMKLVRAILQGDA from the coding sequence ATGTCTCGCGAAATTGCCGACCACTTGCGTTACTACGCGGACATGGGCGTTACCGGCCTCAGCCGCGATCCCGCCTGGCGCGAGCGCGCGGACAAGGGACCTGACGATGTGGTGTCTGGCCTTAGCCAGGCCGACTCGGTCCGGCTAAAGCCGGACGCTACATCTGCGGTTGCGGTCGAATCGCTCGATGACATCAGGACCGACCTCGGCCCGGCGTGCATGCGGTGCAAGCTGTGCTCACTCGGCCGGACGCAGGTGGTGTTCGGCATGGGGCACACGAAGGCGCGGCTGATGTTAGTGGGCGAAGCCCCGGGCGAGGAAGAAGACCAGCGCGGCGAGCCATTCGTCGGTCGTTCCGGACAATTGCTGACCAAGATCATCGAGGCAATTGGCCTGTCGCGCGAGCAGGTCTACATTGCCAACGTGATCAAGTGCCGCCCGCCTGAGAATCGCAATCCCGAACCCGACGAAGTGGCGGCGTGCGAGCCGTACCTGTTCCGGCAGATCGACGTGATCCGGCCCGCGGTGATCGTGCCGCTCGGCAAGTTCGCGGCGCAGTGCCTGCTGAAGACGACCGATCCCATCACGCGGCTTCGGGGGCGGCGTTTCGACTACCGCGGCACCACGCTGGTTCCGACGTTTCATCCCGCCTACCTGCTGCGCAACCCGTCGGCGAAGCGCGAAGTGTGGGAAGACATGAAGCTGGTTCGCGCCATCCTCCAGGGCGACGCGTAG
- a CDS encoding site-2 protease family protein, which yields MPIPDPVDRYDDFVPVFVPAELPPPDHGRLWVQLALLAATLVTTTLAGGCHYYSFSIDLATVNDLPADPAASSIFAEPMFWVRGLWYSLTILAILGCHEMGHYIACLRYGVEATRPYFLPAPVFLTGTLGAFIRIRTRIPNKIALFDIGIAGPLAGFVVAVPALFIGVWLSRVDRLPADASNLIELGEPLLFRFAAWLIWGDVGDGYSINMHPMAFAAWFGLLATALNLFPIAQLDGGHIAYAVFGHRATAITIVMVGVAVGLTYVSSSWIAWTVLLVIMIALMGPRHPPTLNDDEPLDRGRLVLAGVALAILIVCFTPAPIGPFLGAP from the coding sequence TTGCCCATTCCAGATCCGGTCGATCGGTACGACGATTTCGTGCCGGTCTTCGTGCCGGCCGAGCTGCCACCACCCGACCACGGCAGGCTGTGGGTCCAACTCGCCTTGCTGGCCGCAACACTCGTCACGACCACGCTGGCCGGCGGTTGCCACTACTACAGCTTCTCGATCGACCTGGCGACGGTCAATGACCTGCCGGCTGATCCCGCCGCGAGTTCCATCTTTGCCGAGCCGATGTTCTGGGTCCGCGGCCTTTGGTATAGCCTCACCATCCTGGCCATTCTCGGCTGCCACGAGATGGGGCACTACATCGCGTGCCTGCGCTACGGCGTGGAGGCAACGCGTCCCTACTTCCTGCCGGCGCCCGTCTTCCTCACCGGCACGCTCGGCGCCTTTATCCGGATCCGAACGCGCATCCCGAACAAGATTGCCCTTTTCGATATTGGCATCGCCGGCCCGCTGGCCGGCTTCGTCGTCGCGGTGCCGGCGTTGTTCATCGGGGTCTGGCTCTCGCGGGTCGATCGGCTGCCCGCCGACGCCTCGAACCTGATCGAACTGGGCGAGCCGCTGCTGTTCCGGTTCGCGGCGTGGCTGATCTGGGGCGACGTCGGCGACGGCTACTCCATCAACATGCATCCGATGGCGTTTGCGGCGTGGTTCGGGCTGCTCGCCACGGCCCTCAACCTTTTCCCGATCGCACAACTGGACGGTGGTCACATTGCCTATGCGGTGTTCGGCCACCGCGCCACGGCCATCACCATCGTGATGGTGGGCGTCGCCGTTGGCCTGACCTACGTCTCATCCAGCTGGATCGCCTGGACGGTGCTGCTGGTGATCATGATTGCGCTGATGGGCCCGCGGCATCCACCGACCCTGAACGACGATGAGCCTTTGGATCGCGGACGGCTGGTGCTGGCGGGCGTCGCCCTGGCGATCCTGATCGTCTGCTTCACGCCCGCGCCGATTGGGCCCTTCCTCGGCGCGCCCTGA
- a CDS encoding YicC/YloC family endoribonuclease — protein sequence MTGFASLTSDDERGTIGVTIRAVNHRFLDLQLRLPTPLAALEPPLRALVQKRLARGRVEIGVSLQTRQASAPRVELNAAFAQALAAVMEQARSQGLVSGALTPGDLLRLPQALTIQDQMPDSGGLAEALGAPVTSAVDAAIEQLETMRVREGQHLRADLDMRKAMLADLIVRIADAADTGRVELEARLLERARELAGALPIDQAALAQEVVRVAQRSDITEEVTRFHGHLAHWDALSDSAEPCGRKLDFLLQEMNREINTIGSKADGLQVSEVVIQAKAELEKMREQVQNVE from the coding sequence ATGACCGGGTTTGCTTCACTCACGAGCGACGATGAGCGCGGCACGATCGGGGTGACCATTCGCGCGGTCAATCACCGCTTTCTCGACCTGCAGTTGCGGCTGCCGACGCCGCTGGCCGCGCTCGAGCCGCCGCTGCGCGCGCTGGTGCAGAAGCGCCTGGCGCGCGGCCGGGTCGAGATTGGCGTGTCGCTGCAGACCCGGCAGGCGTCGGCGCCGCGCGTCGAGCTGAACGCCGCGTTCGCGCAGGCGCTCGCGGCGGTCATGGAGCAGGCCCGGTCGCAGGGCCTGGTCAGCGGCGCGTTGACCCCTGGTGACCTGCTGCGGCTGCCGCAGGCGCTGACCATCCAGGACCAGATGCCCGATTCCGGCGGCCTGGCCGAGGCCTTGGGCGCGCCGGTGACGTCGGCGGTGGACGCCGCGATCGAGCAGCTCGAAACCATGCGCGTGCGCGAAGGGCAGCACTTGCGTGCGGATCTCGACATGCGCAAGGCGATGCTGGCGGACTTGATCGTCCGCATTGCCGACGCGGCCGACACCGGGCGCGTGGAGCTGGAGGCGCGGCTGCTGGAACGCGCGCGTGAACTGGCCGGCGCGCTGCCGATCGACCAGGCCGCGCTTGCGCAGGAGGTGGTACGCGTGGCACAGCGCTCGGACATCACCGAAGAAGTGACCCGCTTTCACGGCCACCTGGCGCACTGGGACGCGCTCTCGGATAGCGCCGAGCCGTGCGGCCGCAAGCTCGACTTCCTGCTGCAGGAGATGAACCGCGAGATCAACACCATTGGCTCCAAGGCCGACGGGCTGCAGGTGTCGGAGGTCGTGATCCAGGCGAAGGCCGAGTTGGAGAAGATGCGCGAGCAGGTCCAGAATGTTGAGTAA